The Methanoregula boonei 6A8 genome has a window encoding:
- a CDS encoding DUF473 domain-containing protein — MKCAALTGISPDLIRDLRAGRPRTLEFQSTQNIITIANIDAGPEAHIFLTSIDAEDLGPGDAGICVEVLSSSISMKRVVEYAQGIYYEERERMSARVQVKYCFSSTVREVFREKLCAPTFVEVLKSSCYHAG, encoded by the coding sequence ATGAAATGCGCAGCATTAACCGGAATTTCGCCCGATCTTATCCGGGATCTCCGGGCCGGACGGCCCCGAACACTCGAATTCCAGAGCACACAGAATATCATTACTATCGCAAATATCGATGCCGGACCCGAAGCCCATATCTTCCTGACCTCCATTGATGCCGAGGACCTGGGACCCGGGGATGCAGGAATCTGCGTCGAAGTTCTCTCCTCATCTATCTCCATGAAGCGGGTCGTGGAATATGCACAAGGAATCTATTACGAGGAACGGGAGCGGATGTCAGCCCGGGTGCAGGTGAAGTACTGCTTCTCGTCCACGGTTCGGGAAGTCTTCCGCGAAAAGCTCTGCGCCCCGACATTTGTGGAAGTGCTAAAATCATCATGTTACCATGCCGGCTGA
- a CDS encoding DUF5611 family protein has product MQEYPIKRGLTKDLEQRVFTELRNCFGIEPEKSGSTYRIRFGALKKLEATIGAGGKTLRVDTESDISASDEVIIDTNKRFRKFLDAATGFSTKERVKRAKSVEGE; this is encoded by the coding sequence ATGCAGGAGTACCCCATCAAGCGAGGCCTCACAAAAGATCTCGAACAGCGCGTTTTCACGGAGCTCAGGAACTGCTTTGGAATTGAGCCGGAGAAGTCCGGGAGCACGTACCGGATCCGGTTCGGTGCCTTAAAAAAACTGGAAGCAACGATCGGCGCCGGGGGAAAGACTCTCCGGGTGGACACTGAATCCGACATCTCGGCAAGCGATGAGGTGATTATCGACACGAACAAGCGATTCAGGAAATTCCTTGATGCGGCCACAGGTTTTTCCACCAAGGAACGGGTAAAGCGGGCAAAGAGCGTAGAAGGGGAATAA
- the rpoA2 gene encoding DNA-directed RNA polymerase subunit A'' — MVADKYDKKIEAAGLPQKTKDQLRTFLEGKEITDAQFKEILERVEKEYQSTRIEACEAVGVIAAQSIGEPGTQMTMRTFHYAGVAEINVTLGLPRLIEIMDARKEPSTPTMTVYLETEYGIDRDRAREVSWQIEAAPLHEFGDITTDMENMQVVVHLNVKVCEKRKISPSEIMEVAPKKIRDRRHYRDFEHDVDEANATLIFTPKDRESYQNLFQLAEHVRNVIVQGIDDILRVVVRKEAGEYILYTEGSNLKDVFDVAGVDTTRTRTNNISEIAQVLGIEAARNAIIHEAQSTLNEQGILVDVRHIMLVSDMMCMEGEVKQIGRHGIAGEKESVLSRAAFEVTVNHLLDAAVANETDELSGVTENVIVGQPIQLGTGDVKLVAVKQREN; from the coding sequence ATGGTTGCCGATAAGTACGACAAGAAGATCGAGGCAGCCGGTCTCCCGCAGAAAACAAAGGACCAGTTGCGTACCTTCCTGGAGGGCAAGGAGATCACCGACGCCCAGTTCAAGGAAATTCTGGAACGGGTTGAAAAAGAGTACCAATCGACCCGGATCGAGGCCTGCGAAGCGGTGGGAGTGATCGCCGCACAGTCGATCGGAGAACCGGGCACCCAGATGACGATGCGTACGTTCCACTACGCAGGTGTCGCAGAAATCAACGTTACCCTTGGCCTCCCCCGCCTCATCGAGATCATGGATGCACGAAAAGAGCCCAGCACCCCGACAATGACCGTGTACCTCGAAACCGAGTACGGTATTGACCGGGACCGGGCCCGTGAGGTCAGCTGGCAGATTGAGGCCGCACCGCTTCACGAGTTCGGTGACATCACTACCGACATGGAGAATATGCAGGTAGTGGTTCACCTCAATGTTAAGGTCTGCGAGAAACGCAAGATCTCCCCTTCGGAGATCATGGAAGTGGCGCCCAAGAAGATCCGCGACCGCCGTCACTACCGTGACTTTGAGCATGATGTTGACGAAGCAAACGCAACCCTCATTTTCACGCCCAAAGACCGGGAGAGCTACCAGAACCTTTTCCAGCTGGCCGAGCACGTCAGGAACGTGATTGTGCAGGGCATTGATGATATCCTTCGTGTCGTCGTGAGAAAGGAGGCCGGGGAGTATATACTTTATACTGAGGGATCCAACCTAAAAGATGTCTTTGACGTTGCCGGTGTGGACACCACAAGAACCCGCACCAACAACATCAGTGAGATCGCCCAGGTACTTGGTATCGAAGCGGCAAGAAATGCGATCATCCACGAGGCCCAGTCGACTTTGAACGAACAGGGGATCCTCGTAGATGTCCGTCACATCATGCTTGTTTCTGACATGATGTGCATGGAAGGCGAGGTCAAGCAGATCGGCCGTCACGGTATTGCCGGTGAGAAGGAGAGCGTGCTCTCCCGTGCCGCATTCGAGGTGACCGTCAACCACCTGCTCGATGCTGCCGTTGCAAACGAAACCGATGAACTGAGCGGCGTCACCGAGAACGTTATCGTTGGCCAGCCGATCCAGCTGGGCACCGGCGATGTAAAGCTCGTGGCCGTCAAACAGCGAGAGAATTAA
- a CDS encoding proteasome assembly chaperone family protein, whose product MTPESSHDLMIFANPPPGEGAAVLMGFPGSGLVGTIALQYMVDQLEFDLVGTMTSRYFPPLAMMNKGVVNDPVRLYMKNDIAAIVADIPIHPMICYEISTGILDWLAPLKPKEVLTIAGIVTNESEKRVFGVATTPEALTRIQDHTLVLPIGSISGIASSILTGCKIRNIPGYGLLGETVNAPDPRSSAATIEVLNKMYNLGLDIKPLLEQAEEIEQSMHRISEEVQQSADTSPKKDLPMYG is encoded by the coding sequence ATGACACCCGAATCTTCTCACGACCTCATGATATTTGCCAACCCCCCACCGGGCGAGGGCGCTGCGGTTCTGATGGGATTCCCCGGGAGCGGCCTTGTGGGCACAATCGCCCTCCAGTACATGGTCGATCAGCTCGAATTCGATCTGGTCGGCACGATGACCTCCCGGTACTTCCCTCCTCTCGCCATGATGAACAAAGGCGTTGTCAACGATCCCGTACGGTTGTACATGAAAAACGATATTGCTGCTATCGTGGCCGATATCCCTATTCACCCTATGATCTGCTACGAGATCTCGACAGGTATTCTCGACTGGCTTGCCCCCTTAAAGCCTAAGGAGGTGCTCACGATTGCCGGGATAGTCACCAACGAGTCGGAAAAACGGGTCTTTGGCGTTGCAACGACTCCCGAAGCACTCACCCGGATCCAGGATCACACCCTCGTCCTCCCAATCGGGAGTATTTCGGGGATCGCTTCGAGTATTCTCACGGGATGCAAGATCCGGAATATCCCGGGGTACGGCCTCTTGGGCGAAACGGTAAATGCGCCCGACCCGCGATCCTCTGCAGCAACTATCGAGGTACTCAACAAGATGTACAATCTGGGCCTCGATATCAAGCCACTCCTTGAGCAGGCCGAGGAAATTGAGCAGAGTATGCACCGGATCTCAGAAGAGGTCCAGCAGTCCGCAGATACCTCGCCCAAAAAAGATCTGCCAATGTACGGGTGA
- a CDS encoding 50S ribosomal protein L30e, with protein sequence MDFNASLRRAIKTGDVILGQNNTEKCIKEGKAQMVVIAANCPENFRSQLGSYENLFIHTFEGSSVALGKACGKPFMVSTLAIVSPGESDILSLKRTA encoded by the coding sequence ATGGATTTTAATGCTTCATTAAGAAGAGCAATCAAGACCGGAGATGTCATTCTCGGTCAGAACAACACAGAAAAATGCATAAAAGAGGGCAAGGCCCAGATGGTTGTCATCGCGGCAAACTGCCCGGAGAACTTTAGAAGCCAGCTTGGCTCGTACGAGAACCTCTTTATCCACACGTTCGAAGGCTCGAGCGTGGCGTTGGGCAAGGCCTGCGGTAAACCGTTCATGGTGAGCACGCTTGCGATTGTCAGCCCCGGCGAGTCAGACATTCTCTCCTTAAAGAGGACGGCATGA
- a CDS encoding NusA-like transcription termination signal-binding factor gives MVEVKLTEDCMRLISQFESLTGAGSRDCVIDDRNERLIFVVNPGDMGLAIGKKGASIKKASEAMGKKIEVVEYNSNSEQFLKNCFLPAQVTSIVFSGEPDAQSATVEVRDEDRGIAIGKDGKNIFKAKKLALRQHNIVDVQILQKPVDDAPAQE, from the coding sequence ATGGTCGAAGTCAAACTGACCGAAGACTGCATGCGCCTGATCTCCCAGTTCGAGTCGCTGACCGGTGCGGGAAGCCGCGACTGCGTTATCGATGACCGGAATGAGAGGCTGATCTTTGTCGTCAACCCCGGGGATATGGGGCTTGCGATCGGAAAGAAAGGCGCATCCATCAAGAAGGCGTCCGAGGCAATGGGCAAGAAGATCGAAGTTGTGGAGTACAACAGTAACTCTGAGCAGTTCCTCAAGAACTGTTTCCTGCCTGCACAGGTAACAAGTATTGTCTTTTCCGGGGAGCCCGATGCACAATCGGCAACTGTCGAAGTCCGCGATGAGGACCGGGGTATTGCGATAGGCAAGGACGGTAAGAATATCTTCAAGGCAAAGAAACTGGCCCTGCGACAGCACAACATCGTGGATGTGCAGATCCTCCAGAAGCCGGTAGACGATGCACCGGCCCAAGAGTAA